In the Telopea speciosissima isolate NSW1024214 ecotype Mountain lineage chromosome 2, Tspe_v1, whole genome shotgun sequence genome, one interval contains:
- the LOC122650753 gene encoding uncharacterized protein LOC122650753, which translates to MEKFKKLGPLVFNGVSTDPLWPSVRVDEMEKIFRVLECTDHQKVTCATFILQGEANMWWKNSRQILEAQDPVITWARFLEAFYENFFPESLRERKEVEFLHLTQGSDSVMAYKKKFEELAWFAPAHIDTDAKKAKKF; encoded by the coding sequence ATGGAAAAGTTTAAGAAATTGGGACCACTGGTCTTCAATGGAGTGAGTACAGATCCCTTATGGCCATCAGTTCGGGTTGAcgagatggagaagatcttcagAGTTTTGGAGTGCACCGACCACCAGAAGGTAACTTGCGCCACATTCATACTACAGGGAGAAGCCAATATGTGGTGGAAGAATTCTAGGCAGATTTTGGAAGCTCAAGATCCAGTAATTACATGGGCGAGATTCTTAGAGGCCTTCTACGAGAACTTCTTCCCTGAAAGCCTTAGGGAGAGAAAGGAGGTGGAGTTTTTACATTTGACTCAGGGATCAGATTCAGTGATGGCctacaaaaagaaatttgaagaattgGCTTGGTTTGCACCTGCACACATTGATACTGATGCTAAGAAGGCTAAGAAATTTTGA